One segment of Streptomyces sp. NBC_01463 DNA contains the following:
- a CDS encoding aminoacyltransferase, whose amino-acid sequence MSALLATGDRSRDQGLRIRGLTAAEHRTQLATHADASFLQYPSWAGVKDGWASETVGWHGDGGELAGSALILYRQFPGTRKYFAYIPEGPVADWADPGIDRWLRPLVTHLRAAGAFAVRIGPSPAYRRWDTARLKAATGPGRTVGDVLASEVDPLGAAVADRLRARGWRRCGGDGEDGDTDAQPRYVFRVPLAGRTPDDLWAGLNQEWRRNIRRAGKAGVRVVTGSAAELPEFHRLLRITEERDGFRLGRSLAYYERQYAALNAEQPGRMKLLLAVHEGEILAAHTMISTGRRVWYQTGASADHRREVRPSNALQWHMMCEAQAQGAEVYDMRGVSSTLDPDDRPFGLLRWKFGTGGQVVETLGEWETSMGGAANTALYRAFQAYLAHR is encoded by the coding sequence ATGTCAGCGCTGCTCGCGACCGGAGACCGCAGCCGTGACCAGGGACTACGGATACGCGGTCTGACCGCGGCCGAGCACCGGACGCAGCTGGCCACGCACGCGGACGCGAGCTTTCTGCAGTACCCGTCCTGGGCCGGTGTGAAGGACGGCTGGGCCTCGGAGACGGTCGGCTGGCACGGCGACGGCGGTGAATTGGCCGGCAGTGCGCTGATCCTCTACCGGCAATTCCCGGGCACCCGGAAATACTTCGCCTATATTCCGGAAGGGCCGGTGGCCGACTGGGCCGACCCCGGAATCGACCGGTGGCTCCGGCCGCTCGTGACCCATCTGCGGGCCGCCGGGGCGTTCGCCGTACGCATCGGCCCTTCCCCCGCCTACCGCCGCTGGGACACCGCCCGCCTCAAGGCCGCCACCGGCCCCGGCCGCACCGTCGGCGACGTCCTGGCGAGCGAGGTCGACCCGCTCGGTGCCGCCGTGGCCGACCGGCTGCGGGCCCGCGGCTGGCGGCGCTGCGGCGGTGACGGCGAGGACGGTGACACAGACGCCCAGCCCCGGTACGTCTTCCGGGTCCCCCTCGCCGGACGCACCCCCGACGACCTGTGGGCGGGGCTCAACCAGGAGTGGCGCCGCAACATCCGCCGGGCCGGGAAGGCGGGCGTACGCGTGGTCACGGGCAGCGCCGCCGAACTGCCCGAGTTCCACCGCCTGCTGCGGATAACCGAGGAGCGCGACGGCTTCCGCCTCGGCCGCTCCCTCGCCTACTACGAGCGCCAGTACGCCGCGCTCAACGCCGAACAGCCCGGCCGGATGAAGCTCCTCCTCGCCGTGCACGAGGGCGAGATCCTGGCCGCGCACACGATGATCAGCACCGGCCGCCGGGTCTGGTACCAGACCGGTGCCTCCGCCGACCACCGCCGCGAGGTCCGCCCCAGCAACGCCCTGCAGTGGCACATGATGTGCGAGGCCCAGGCACAGGGGGCCGAGGTGTACGACATGCGCGGGGTATCCTCCACCCTCGATCCCGACGACCGCCCCTTCGGGCTGCTGCGCTGGAAGTTCGGCACCGGCGGGCAGGTCGTGGAAACCCTCGGAGAGTGGGAGACGTCCATGGGCGGAGCCGCCAACACCGCGCTGTACCGGGCGTTCCAGGCGTACCTGGCGCACCGGTGA
- a CDS encoding Ig-like domain-containing protein codes for MPLHRRQSKALEVFPLVPARVVPAPLISAISALRRTARSAPPVRLALIASTAVLGTALTACSGGAAASGKDAGAGHGAGSSPAPETRISVSLRGTAAAAGKPVTVTLAAGKLREVTVSARGGDALAGQLSPDARTWTSDRPAAPGTTYRVEAEDTGGGSDSAGFTTAAADKVNKLTLAPGKNTTVGIAQPLSIVFDHPVRNRAAVERALKVSTSNHTEGSWGWLRDYSGRDRVDWRPREYWKSGTRITLDADLNGIDSGPSGGWFVRDYATTFTVGSSQVVKVDLDRHRLALKRDGRTVLDVPMSAGTPGGDKASWRGTAVLMAKEGTINMRSETVGLGDAYDKMVDFSMRLTWSGMYAHAAPWNAAYFGVANHSSGCVGMSDADAASLYRQARVGDPFEITGADAKGTVAEGNGYGAWNVSWAGWRTRSALG; via the coding sequence ATGCCTCTTCACCGACGACAGAGCAAGGCCCTGGAGGTTTTTCCGTTGGTTCCCGCCCGTGTGGTCCCCGCCCCTTTGATATCCGCGATATCCGCCCTGCGGCGCACGGCCCGTTCCGCGCCGCCCGTCCGGCTCGCCCTGATCGCCTCCACCGCGGTGCTCGGAACCGCGCTCACGGCCTGCTCCGGCGGCGCGGCGGCCTCGGGCAAGGACGCCGGCGCGGGGCACGGCGCCGGTTCGTCCCCGGCTCCGGAGACCAGGATCTCGGTCAGCCTGCGCGGCACCGCGGCCGCCGCGGGCAAGCCGGTCACGGTGACGCTGGCCGCCGGGAAGCTGCGCGAGGTCACGGTCTCGGCTCGGGGCGGCGACGCCCTGGCCGGCCAGCTGTCCCCCGACGCCAGGACGTGGACGTCCGACCGGCCCGCCGCGCCCGGCACCACGTACCGCGTCGAGGCCGAGGACACCGGCGGCGGCAGCGACTCGGCCGGGTTCACCACCGCCGCGGCGGACAAGGTGAACAAGCTGACCCTCGCCCCCGGCAAGAACACCACGGTCGGCATCGCCCAGCCGCTGTCCATCGTGTTCGACCACCCGGTGAGGAACAGGGCGGCGGTCGAGAGGGCGCTCAAGGTCTCCACCTCCAACCACACCGAGGGCTCCTGGGGCTGGCTGCGCGACTACTCGGGCCGCGACCGCGTCGACTGGCGGCCCAGGGAGTACTGGAAGTCCGGCACGCGCATCACGCTCGACGCGGATCTCAACGGCATCGATTCGGGGCCGTCGGGCGGCTGGTTCGTACGCGACTACGCGACGACGTTCACCGTCGGCAGCAGTCAGGTGGTCAAGGTCGACCTGGACCGTCACCGGCTGGCGCTGAAGCGGGACGGCCGGACCGTGCTGGACGTGCCCATGTCGGCGGGCACTCCGGGCGGCGACAAGGCGTCCTGGCGGGGCACGGCCGTGCTGATGGCGAAGGAGGGCACGATCAACATGCGCTCCGAGACGGTGGGCCTCGGCGACGCCTACGACAAGATGGTCGACTTCTCGATGCGGCTGACCTGGTCGGGGATGTACGCCCACGCGGCGCCGTGGAACGCCGCGTACTTCGGGGTGGCCAACCACAGTTCGGGCTGTGTGGGGATGAGCGACGCCGACGCCGCTTCCCTCTACCGGCAGGCCCGCGTCGGTGACCCGTTCGAGATCACCGGCGCGGACGCGAAGGGCACGGTCGCGGAGGGCAACGGCTACGGGGCCTGGAACGTCTCCTGGGCCGGCTGGCGGACCAGGAGCGCTCTGGGCTGA
- a CDS encoding amino acid ABC transporter permease, whose translation MTAHSAPSATALYDIPGPLTRKRHLVYGIVSTILIVALVGWVIYLLFDTDQFTSAKWSPFEYKGIQELLLRGLGNTLKAFAYAAVLSLALGAVLAVGRLSDHRPVRWVATVLVEFFRAMPVLVMIFFIFVALKVQPLPALVAGLTLYNGSVLAEVFRTGILSVERGQGEAAFALGMRKTQVTTFVLAPQAVRAMLPTIISQLVVALKDTSLGYLITYEEFLHAGKLIASNLDYDLPFIPVVMVISPIYIGMCMLLSWFATWVAKRQRRNPKTEAAGVAPAGPGTLMPGAQ comes from the coding sequence ATGACCGCCCACTCCGCCCCCAGCGCCACCGCGCTGTACGACATCCCCGGCCCGCTGACCCGCAAGCGGCACCTCGTCTACGGGATCGTCTCGACGATCCTGATCGTCGCCCTGGTCGGCTGGGTCATCTACCTGCTCTTCGACACCGACCAGTTCACCAGCGCCAAATGGTCGCCCTTCGAGTACAAGGGCATCCAGGAACTGCTGCTGCGCGGACTCGGCAACACCCTCAAGGCGTTCGCGTACGCCGCGGTGCTCTCGCTGGCGCTCGGGGCCGTCCTCGCGGTGGGGCGGCTCTCCGACCACCGGCCGGTGCGCTGGGTGGCGACCGTCCTGGTCGAGTTCTTCCGCGCCATGCCCGTCCTGGTGATGATCTTCTTCATCTTCGTCGCCCTGAAGGTCCAGCCGCTGCCCGCCCTGGTCGCCGGACTCACCCTGTACAACGGCTCCGTGCTCGCCGAGGTGTTCCGTACCGGCATCCTCTCGGTGGAACGCGGCCAGGGCGAGGCGGCGTTCGCCCTGGGCATGCGCAAGACGCAGGTCACGACCTTCGTCCTGGCCCCGCAGGCGGTGCGCGCGATGCTGCCCACCATCATCAGCCAGCTGGTCGTGGCACTGAAGGACACCTCGCTGGGCTATCTGATCACCTACGAGGAATTCCTCCACGCGGGGAAGCTCATCGCCTCCAACCTCGACTACGATCTGCCCTTCATCCCCGTGGTGATGGTGATCTCGCCGATCTACATCGGGATGTGCATGCTGCTCTCCTGGTTCGCCACCTGGGTGGCGAAGCGGCAGCGGCGCAATCCGAAGACGGAGGCGGCGGGCGTCGCTCCGGCCGGGCCGGGGACGTTGATGCCGGGAGCGCAGTAG